The Caballeronia sp. TF1N1 DNA window CGCTGCCATCGCCCGCGGTGAAGGCTACGCGCAGGCTCCAGGTGCCATCGTGCACCGGCAAGGCGAGCGTGATGCCGATATCGCCGTTCATGAGCCCAAGCTCGTAATCGTTGCGCGTCACGAGCACCGGGCGGCCGAGATACCACTCCGCGTTCGCGGCAATCAAGCCTTCCTCGTGCAGCATGCGTGCAATGCGCTTGTTCAGCCCTTCCACGCCCCACGCGCCGCGACGCAGCGCGCACAGCAACTGAAAAGCGTCGTGAGCGTGAAGCACCGCGCGCGCCCACGTGTCGAAAGCGGCGGCGTCGGCGTCGTGGGCGGGCTGCCGCTCGCGCATCGTTTGCAGATAGTGACGATAACCCTGGCGCTCCGGTACTTCGCTGGCGTGCCCCGCCGTGCCTTCCACGGCGAGCGCCTTCAGTACCGCGTCGCTATCCGGCGGACATTCGACGAAGGCGAGATCGTCGTGGCCATGCGACCAGACTTTCTGGACTTCGAGCGCATCGCCCTTGTTGACCGCATCGGCGAGTTGCCCGATACCGCTCGCCGCCGAGAAGCGATGACTCACCCGCAGCATCGCGATGGACTGGTCGAGCGCGCTGCCGTTCGCATCGATGTATTCGCCGTCTAAATGCTCGCCCGTCGCCGCTTCGATCCACGCTTGCGTTGCGGGCGTGTAATGCGCCTTCGATGCGCGTCTGCACAATTCGCCGAGTACCGCGCCCGCTTCGACGGACGCAAGCTGGTCCTTGTCGCCGAGCAGGATCAGGCGCGCGTCCGGCGGCAGCGCGGCGAGCACGGCGTTCATCATCTCCAGATCGACCATGGAGGCTTCGTCGATCACGAGGACATCGAGCGACAGCAAATTCTCCGCATGATGCCGAAAGCGCCGCGAATCCGGCACCGTTCCGAGCAAGCGATGCAACGTGGTCACGGCGACGGGGATCGCCGCGCGGATGTCGGCGCCGTTCGCGAAGGCATCGAGCGGCAGTCGCGCGACCGCGCCCGCGATCGATTCGTTCAGACGCGCGGCGGCCTTCCCCGTTGGTGCGGCGAGGCGAATGCGCAACGCGCGCGCGTCGCCGCCCGTGGCAAGCGCCTGTGCCTGCAATAACGCCAGTAGCTTGACGACGGTCGTGGTCTTGCCCGTGCCCGGCCCGCCCGTCACGATGCTGAAGGCGCTTTTGGCGGCGAGCGCGCAGGCGATCTTCTGCCAGTCGGTCGCCGCCGATGCGGAGGAAAACAGCGTGTCGAGCGCGGCACGCAACGCGGCTGCATCGGGCGCGTTCGCGGAGGCATCGAGCCGTTCGCGAATGGCGCGGCACACGTCCTGTTCGTAGCGCCAGTAGCGCCGCAGATAAAGCCGCGTGCCGGTGAACACGAGCGGCGTCGCACCCGCGCCATGGCCGACGAGCGCGGCATGCGCCAGCGCTTCCTGCCAGCGCGCGAGTGTCAGGCCTTCGAGCACTTTGGATGGCAGCAGGTCTTTTTCCTCGTCGTCGCTCGCGTCCGGGTCGAGATGGCCATCGGGCGGCAACGAGAGCACGAAGCCGGGATCGGCCAGCGTCGCGGCGAGATCGAGGCAGGCGTGTCCGCGTCCGAGTTGATGGCTCGCCAAAGCCGCCGCGAGGATCAGCAGACCGTGCGCGTCGGCGGCTTCGCGGGCGAGGAAACGGGCGAATGCGGCATCGACTTCACGCAGCCATCCACGCTTTACCCAGGCATCGAGCAGATGCGCGGTGTCTTCGGTCGTATCGAAGACGGATTGCGTGGGTTCGCTCTCTTCGAAGGAAAATTCGGCTTGCGTGCCGGACGGCAAAAGGCTCATTCCCACTCCGTTTCTGCGATGACAGCGCGGGCCTCGCCCATGAACAACGCGTCGAGTTGCTCGATCAGCGCGCGTGGCGGACGTTCGGCGTAGAGACCTTGAGTCGGGGCGTCGAGGCCGCGCACGAAGAGATAAACCGCGCCGCCGATATGCTCGTCGTAGTCGTAATCCGGCTGACGCGCCTTGAGCAGCCGATGCAACGCAAGCGTGTAAAGCACGAACTGCAGGTCGTACCGCGAGCGCAGCATCTGCGCGCGAATGCGCTCGGTCGTGTAGGCCGAATCGTCCGAACCGAGCCAGTTCGACTTATAGTCCGCCACGTAATAGCGCCCTTCGTGCTCGAACACGAGGTCCATGAAGCCCTTCAGCATGCCGTTGAGTTGCGCGTGTTCGAGCGCGGGCCGCGCGGCGCCGCCGGCCGTATGCGCGCACACGAGCCGGTCGACGGCGGTCGTGTCGACGTGCCGCGCCTCGAACCAGAACTCCATTTCGGCGAGCGACGTGTCGAGGTCCCCCAGCGCAATGGCAGTCGCCCGCATGCCGTGCGCGGCCTTCACGACGAAACGCGTCGATACGATCTTCAAGATCCACGCGGTGAGCGGCGCGATCCAGCGCTCCCAGCCACGCACGGCGCAGCGCCGCGCGACGAGTTCGCGTAACGCGGCGGGGTCGTCGGCGGTGTGTTGGAAGCCTTGTTGCGCGGCCCATTCCAGCAAGTCGTGCAAGAAGCTGCCTTGCTCCGAGCCACGCGGAAAGTCATGCAGCGTGCGTCCGGACGATAACACCGCGCGCGGTGCATCGGCGTCTTCTTCCTGCGACGCTTCGCTTTGCGCATCGCGCGTTTCGATGAAGACGTCTTCGACCGGCGTATCCGGCGCGGCATGCGTGCCGCTCGACGTCTTGAGACTCGAATAGCTCGCAATCCACCAGGCTTCGCGCACCACGCGCACCGACTTGCGGGCGTCGCTGGCGAGCGCGGTTTCGGCACGCGCGGCAAGGCGCTCGGCGCGAGCCTCGGGCGCGGGCAAAACCGCGATATTCGCCGATGCCCCGAACACATCGCTCAGCCGGTCGAATAATTCGGCCGGGACGACAGGCCCCCGCCCGCCCGTCAAATAACCGATGGCGCTGCGTTCGAGCGCTTCGAGCGGCGCCATGCCGATCCACGTCGCATAGCGCGCGCGCGTCAGCGCCACGTAGAACTTGCGCAGGTCTTCCCCGAGGCGTTCGTCGTCGGCCTTGACGAGGATGTCTTCGTCGCCGTCGAGCGTAACGTTGAGCTCGCCGGTTTCATCGTGCCATTTCAAGGGCAGATCCTTCGGCGTCACCGCACGATGCGCGCACGCAAAAGGCAGAAACACGAGCGGATACTCCAGCCCCTTCGACTTGTGGATGGTCACCACCTTGACGAGATCGCCGTCGCTTTCCAGACGCATCTGGCGCGCATCGCCGCCGCTGCCTTCGAGCGCCGCCTCGTGTTCTTCCACCAGATGCCGGATCAACCCGTGCTCGCCTTCGATCAGCACGCTTGCCTGTTGCAGCAGTTCGGCCAGATGCAGCAGGTCGGTCAGCACGCGCTCGCCGTTGCCGGCTTGCAGTTCGAAAAGACGCGCGGGCACGTCGAAGTCGTTCAGAAGGCGCCGCAGCATCGGCAAGACGCCCTGACGCCGCCAGCTTTCGCGATAGCCGCGAAATTGCAGCACGCACGCTTCCCATTGCGTTTCGTTGCTGAAGAGCGCGTCGAGTTCGCCGAAGTCGAGTCCGAGCGTCGGCGTGGAAAGCGCGGCGCGCACGAGCCGTCCGTCTTCCGGTTCGGCGCAGGCGGCAAGCCAATGCACGAGTTCGCCCGCCTGGTCACTCGCGAATACCGAGTCCTTGTCCGACAGATACACCGAACGCACGCCGCGCGCGCGCAACTCCCGCCGGATGGCTTCGGCTTCGGTGCGGTTGTTGACGAGCACGGCGAGATCGGCGGGAGAGAGCGAACGGCGGCCACGCGATCCCTCGAAGCCTGCTTCGCCGCGCTGCCCAAGGTTGAGCAAACGCACGATTTCGCTTGCGCAGCCCGGCGCCATCCGCTGAATGTAGGCGGTCTTGCTCGTCGGCTTGCCGTCGTCGCTGGGCGGCAGGCACCAGACGGTGAGCGCGGGTGGCGTTTCGCCATCGATGACGAACGCATCGTCGCGGCCTTGCGCGCTCACGTTGATGAACGGCACCGGGTTGTCGTCGCCGCTGCGAAACAGGAACGCGCCTTCGCCGTCCGCGCGCGCTTCGGCCATGTCGAAGCAATGGTTGGCGGCATCGACCATGGCGGCCGTCGAGCGGAAGTTCTTCGCGAGCGTAAAGAGTTGCGTGCCCGGCGCGCGGCGCGCGGCGAGATACGTGTAGATGTCCGCGCCGCGGAAAGCGTAGATGGCCTGCTTCGGGTCGCCGATCATGATGAGCGCCTGTCCCGCGTCTTGCGCGTGATAGACGGCATCGAAGATACGGTACTGGACGGGATCGGTATCCTGGAACTCGTCGATCAGCGCGACCGGAAACTGATGACGAATGACTTCGGCTAGACGCGCGCCGTTCGCGCCATGCAACGCGGCATCGAGCCGCGCGAGCAGATCGTCGAAGCCCATTTGCGCGCGCCGTGCCTGTTCGCCCGCAAAGCGTTCCGCGACCCAACGCGCCGCGTGCGTGAGAATCTCGGTGCGGCTCGCTTCGAGTGCGATGAGATCGGCCTGCAAGGTCAGCATGGCTTCGAAGGCTTCATGCGACGGCGGCTCGCCTTCGCAATGCTCCGCGAGCGCGGTGGGCGTAAGCCGCGACCACGCGGTGCTCGTCAGATCGGGCATGAGCGCGTGCGGGTCGTGCGCCCATTCGACGAGCGTCCTGAGCCAGCGGTCGCAATCGCTTTTGCCGTAACTGCGCGGCTTGAACCGCTTGGCAAGCCGCGCCTGATCGATCAACTCGCCCATGATCTCGGGCCACGTCTTCCACGGCTCCTTGATCTGCGCGAGACGCAAGGCGCGCGCATTGAGCACATCGGCGGGAGCTTGCGCATCGGGCAAACGCTCGGCTAGGTCGATGAGATTGCGCAGCGTCTTTTGCAGCTCGCGCGGACCGGATACCCACGTGGCCACCGTTTCCGCGCGGCGTTCGTCGAGCGGCGCTAAAAACGTGCGCCAGTAATCGCGTACGACTTGCGCCAGCAGATCGCTTTGATCGGTTTCGAGCGTCTGGTCGAAGAGGCTGTCGCTATCGAACGCATGCTCGCGCAGCATGCGGTTGCACCACGCGTGAATGGTCGACACCGCCGCCTCGTCCATCCATTCGGCCGCGAGTTGGAGCCGCCGCGCGCACGAAGGCCACGCTTCGGGCTCGTATTCTTCGCGCAAGGCGTGCAGCAGGTCTTCGTCGCCAGGGTCGAGCGCTTCGATTTCGCTTGCGTCTTGCTGGAAGTAGCGCGCCGCTTCGGTCAGACGCGCGCGGATACGGTCGCGCAGTTCCTTGGTCGCGGCATCGGTGAAGGTGACGACGAGAATCTCGGGCGGCGTGAGCGGGCGCGCCGCGTCGTTGCCGGGATCGTGGCCGAGCACGAGCCGCACATACAGCATGGCGATGGTGAAAGTCTTGCCCGTGCCCGCGCTCGCCTCGATCAGACTGCGCCCCGCAAGCGGAAAACGAAGTGGATCGAGCGGCTGGACGGTCTGCGAATCGAATGCGTTCATGCCTTGGCAGCCTTCTCTTTCTTGACCACGGTGGAGACGAGCGGGTCGAGCAGATGCTCCGCCAGTTCCGCGAATTCGCCGCTTGCCGCGAGCGCGGCGAAGTGGGGATACGCACGCAGCAGCGAGGCATTTTTCTGCACTTCGCCCTTGTTATAGTCGTCGCCTTCGTACTTGCGGCGCGCGGCGCCGTGCGCTTCGGCGGGCTCGATGCGATGTTTGAAAAGCCACTCGAGCGCGGATTCCAGCGCGAACGGCAGCGGCCGCGTCATGCCGCGCTCCCAGACCTGCAGAAGCGTGGTCATATGCCGCCGCGCCACGCTCGCTTCGAGCGGCGCGAATTCGACGACGCCCTTCTTGCTGACGATCACGGTCGTTACCTCGTGTCCGTCGAGATTCGCCGCGAGGTGTTCCACCCATGCGCCCGTGAGCCTTGCATACCGATACGCCTTGCCCGAGACGAGTTCGCGCGTTTCCATGATGAGGCGTGCCTCGCGGCCATCGGCGTCGGCGCGCCAGTTGCCGAGCCAATCCGCGAGCGCGAGCGTCTGCGTCGCGCCTTCGGTCGTGAAGCGCACTTCGCGATCGCGCTCCATAGCCACCGGCCAGCGCTCGACCTCCTTGCGCCACGCTTCGAAGAGCTTGTCCATCGGTTCGAGCAGCTTGCCGCTCGCGATGTCGCCGAAGCCGCCCGTTGCCAAATCGCCACGGCGGCGGATCATCGCCATGCGGTTATCGCGGGCTTCTTCCAGCGCGCCTTCTTGCAACGCGCCCGTTTCGTTCAATATCGATGCCTGCGCGCGGATCAGTTCGTCCTGAAGCTTCCAGATGGCGAGCGCATCGAGCTCGAAAGGCTCGTCGTCCTCGCTCGCCATCTGCTCCACTTCGAACGACACGCGCAGACGTTGCCGGAAGAACTGGCGCACCGGATTCTTCAGAAAGTCGGCGAGTTCGCGCAGCGTGAGCGGCTCTTCGCGCACGAGCGGCGCGAGCGTTGCAAGCGGCGTGTCATCGGATTGGGCGTGCCTCGGTCGGCTCGACGCCCGCCATTCGGCCGCATAGGTAAAGAGCGGCGATGCCTCGTCGTCCGCGTCGAAGTAGTCCGCGCTGAACGGTTGCAGGCGATGCTCCACGGTCAGCGCATTCACGAGCGATGCGTCTTCGTCGAAGAGACGCCAGCCTTGCGACAAATGATCGCGCAGTTGCCCGATCAGCACCGAAGGCGGCCGCTCGCTGTTGTCGTTGATGCTGCGCCCGACCCACGAAACATACAGATGGTCGCGCGCCGACAACACCGCTTCGAGCAGCAGATAACGGTCGTCCTCGCGACGCGAGCGGTCGCCCGGCCGGTAGTAGCCGCGCATCAGGTCGAAGTCCATCGGCACGCGCGCGCGCGGATAGTCGCCGTCGTTCATGCCGAGCAGGCAGACGTGACGGAACGGAATGGCGCGCATCGGCATGAGGGTCGCGAAGGTCACCGCACCCGCGAAGAAGCGCTGCGACAGCGCGCCCTGGTCGAGTTGCGAAAGCCAGTAGTCGCCGACGACGGAAAGCGGCAGTTCATCGTCGAGGCCCGCTTCGTTGCAGGTGTCGAGCCAGTCCTGCAGCACGTTGTCGAGACGCGCGAACGTGTAGGCGTCTTCGGCGTCGTCGCTCTCGAAGAACGCGACGCGCAGCGCGCGCAGGCGTTCGCACCAG harbors:
- the recB gene encoding exodeoxyribonuclease V subunit beta; its protein translation is MNAFDSQTVQPLDPLRFPLAGRSLIEASAGTGKTFTIAMLYVRLVLGHDPGNDAARPLTPPEILVVTFTDAATKELRDRIRARLTEAARYFQQDASEIEALDPGDEDLLHALREEYEPEAWPSCARRLQLAAEWMDEAAVSTIHAWCNRMLREHAFDSDSLFDQTLETDQSDLLAQVVRDYWRTFLAPLDERRAETVATWVSGPRELQKTLRNLIDLAERLPDAQAPADVLNARALRLAQIKEPWKTWPEIMGELIDQARLAKRFKPRSYGKSDCDRWLRTLVEWAHDPHALMPDLTSTAWSRLTPTALAEHCEGEPPSHEAFEAMLTLQADLIALEASRTEILTHAARWVAERFAGEQARRAQMGFDDLLARLDAALHGANGARLAEVIRHQFPVALIDEFQDTDPVQYRIFDAVYHAQDAGQALIMIGDPKQAIYAFRGADIYTYLAARRAPGTQLFTLAKNFRSTAAMVDAANHCFDMAEARADGEGAFLFRSGDDNPVPFINVSAQGRDDAFVIDGETPPALTVWCLPPSDDGKPTSKTAYIQRMAPGCASEIVRLLNLGQRGEAGFEGSRGRRSLSPADLAVLVNNRTEAEAIRRELRARGVRSVYLSDKDSVFASDQAGELVHWLAACAEPEDGRLVRAALSTPTLGLDFGELDALFSNETQWEACVLQFRGYRESWRRQGVLPMLRRLLNDFDVPARLFELQAGNGERVLTDLLHLAELLQQASVLIEGEHGLIRHLVEEHEAALEGSGGDARQMRLESDGDLVKVVTIHKSKGLEYPLVFLPFACAHRAVTPKDLPLKWHDETGELNVTLDGDEDILVKADDERLGEDLRKFYVALTRARYATWIGMAPLEALERSAIGYLTGGRGPVVPAELFDRLSDVFGASANIAVLPAPEARAERLAARAETALASDARKSVRVVREAWWIASYSSLKTSSGTHAAPDTPVEDVFIETRDAQSEASQEEDADAPRAVLSSGRTLHDFPRGSEQGSFLHDLLEWAAQQGFQHTADDPAALRELVARRCAVRGWERWIAPLTAWILKIVSTRFVVKAAHGMRATAIALGDLDTSLAEMEFWFEARHVDTTAVDRLVCAHTAGGAARPALEHAQLNGMLKGFMDLVFEHEGRYYVADYKSNWLGSDDSAYTTERIRAQMLRSRYDLQFVLYTLALHRLLKARQPDYDYDEHIGGAVYLFVRGLDAPTQGLYAERPPRALIEQLDALFMGEARAVIAETEWE
- the recD gene encoding exodeoxyribonuclease V subunit alpha produces the protein MSLLPSGTQAEFSFEESEPTQSVFDTTEDTAHLLDAWVKRGWLREVDAAFARFLAREAADAHGLLILAAALASHQLGRGHACLDLAATLADPGFVLSLPPDGHLDPDASDDEEKDLLPSKVLEGLTLARWQEALAHAALVGHGAGATPLVFTGTRLYLRRYWRYEQDVCRAIRERLDASANAPDAAALRAALDTLFSSASAATDWQKIACALAAKSAFSIVTGGPGTGKTTTVVKLLALLQAQALATGGDARALRIRLAAPTGKAAARLNESIAGAVARLPLDAFANGADIRAAIPVAVTTLHRLLGTVPDSRRFRHHAENLLSLDVLVIDEASMVDLEMMNAVLAALPPDARLILLGDKDQLASVEAGAVLGELCRRASKAHYTPATQAWIEAATGEHLDGEYIDANGSALDQSIAMLRVSHRFSAASGIGQLADAVNKGDALEVQKVWSHGHDDLAFVECPPDSDAVLKALAVEGTAGHASEVPERQGYRHYLQTMRERQPAHDADAAAFDTWARAVLHAHDAFQLLCALRRGAWGVEGLNKRIARMLHEEGLIAANAEWYLGRPVLVTRNDYELGLMNGDIGITLALPVHDGTWSLRVAFTAGDGSERIRWVLPSRLQAVETVFALTVHKSQGSEFTHAALVLPERLSPVLTRELVYTGITRARRFLTIASAGGKSVVERAVQARVLRASGLSAGFGTQASD